The DNA region CAAGCTGGCGCGGCTCGGCGCGCTGCCCAATGCCGTGCATCGCGGTGAGGAGCTGCCGCCGAATATGCGCCAGGATATGCGCATCACGGTCGCCGGCCTCGTGCTCATGCGGCAGATGCCGGGAACCGCCAAGGGCGTCGTCTTCATGACGCTCGAGGACGAGACCGACATCGCCAATATCATCGTCTGGCCGAAGGTCTTTGCCAGGAACCGCATCACGGTCATGACCGCGCGCCTGCTCGCGGTGCGCGGGCGCCTGCAGCGCGTCGGCATCGTGGTGCATGTGATCGCGGAGGAATTCGTCGACCTCACCGAGGATCTGCGCTGCCTGCCGGATAGCGGCTCTGCCACACCGCGCAGCGACGATATGCGGCCGCGCGGGCCGAGCCTGTCGCTCCTCAAGAGCCGCGATTTCCACTGACGAGACCCCTGATGCAACTCCAGCTTCCTTTCGACGATGACCCGATCCTGCCGCGCATCCGCGCGCGCCTCATCGCCGTGCATGGGCCGCAGCATGACGCCGAGCGCGCTGATCCGACCACGCAGCTCGTCAAGGCGATGATCGGCTCGCGCAGCTTGGACGTCGTCTCCGACGCCGCCTTCGAGCAGTTGCGCCGGCACTTCCCGTCCTGGGACATGCTGCCCGATGCCGAGCCCGCCGCTATCCTGCCGCACCTCGCCGAAGTGACTTACGCTTCCGACAAGGCCATGCGCCTCATCGATTGCGCCCGCCTGATCCGCGACCGGCGCGGCCGCTTCGATCTCGCTTTCCTCGACAGCTGGACGGCCGATCACGCCATGGCCTTCTTGCAGAAGCTGCCCGGAATCGGCCCGGAAGTCGCGGCGACGACGCTCAATTTCAGCAGCTTGCGCAAGCGCGTCTTCGCGGCCGACACGCATGTGCTGAGGACTTGCTTCCGGCTCGGCCTCGTGCCCGGCCCACGCGGCTCCGCCCGCGAGCTGCGCCTGCTCGCCGAGCATGTTCCCGACAGCTACGATGCCGATGACCTCTACGAATTGCACTGGCTGTTGAAAGCGCATGGCCAGGCGCGCTGCCATCATCGGTTGCCCGCTTGCGATGCTTGCCCGCTCGCAGACCTCTGCGCCCATCGCCAAGCCGGCGCGGCGACGCCGTCCGAGCTCGACCGGGACGGTGGCCCGGCCATGCCCGTCGCGGATGAGATCGCGCCGACGACCTCGACGGTTGCAGTCACGGAAGAGGCGGCGATGGCGATGAGCTAACCCTACGGCGATGGTCGCATCGAGCGACTTCGCCGGGCGCTCGCGGTGAAGATCAAATAGATCATGCGCGAAGCAATGGACCGCTTTGGTGGATTGCGGACCTTCAAGCCTTGGGTGCCACATCGGCCAAGTCGACATTTAGCCAGAGCAGCACCCAACGAACTCGCGCCGTCTCATTCGATCACCTCGTCGGCTTCGGCGAGCAGCGATGGCGGCAGGTCGAGACCGAGTGCC from Rhizobiales bacterium GAS188 includes:
- a CDS encoding endonuclease-3, giving the protein MQLQLPFDDDPILPRIRARLIAVHGPQHDAERADPTTQLVKAMIGSRSLDVVSDAAFEQLRRHFPSWDMLPDAEPAAILPHLAEVTYASDKAMRLIDCARLIRDRRGRFDLAFLDSWTADHAMAFLQKLPGIGPEVAATTLNFSSLRKRVFAADTHVLRTCFRLGLVPGPRGSARELRLLAEHVPDSYDADDLYELHWLLKAHGQARCHHRLPACDACPLADLCAHRQAGAATPSELDRDGGPAMPVADEIAPTTSTVAVTEEAAMAMS